In Desulfobotulus pelophilus, the following proteins share a genomic window:
- the ahbA gene encoding siroheme decarboxylase subunit alpha, whose amino-acid sequence MDDLDKKLLNSIQSGFPICSRPYGAIGEMLDMGETEVLERLKKLKESGIIRRIGGNFGPENLGYFSTLCAAKVPEDKLEAFTETVNSYPGVTHNYIRENDWNVWFTFIEPSREIIAHNLEEIAKETGVTEILNLPATHVFKIRAKFAL is encoded by the coding sequence ATGGATGATCTGGATAAAAAGCTTTTGAACAGTATACAGTCAGGTTTTCCCATTTGTTCCAGGCCCTATGGTGCCATTGGAGAAATGCTGGATATGGGCGAGACCGAGGTGCTGGAGCGATTGAAGAAGCTCAAAGAGTCCGGTATTATCCGTCGAATAGGGGGCAATTTTGGGCCTGAGAATCTTGGGTATTTTTCCACCCTTTGTGCCGCAAAGGTGCCGGAGGATAAGCTGGAAGCCTTTACGGAGACAGTGAATTCTTACCCCGGTGTCACCCATAATTATATCCGGGAAAATGACTGGAATGTGTGGTTTACCTTTATCGAGCCTTCACGGGAGATTATTGCCCATAATCTGGAGGAGATAGCTAAAGAAACGGGAGTTACGGAGATCCTCAACCTGCCGGCCACCCATGTTTTTAAAATCCGTGCAAAGTTTGCCCTATAA
- a CDS encoding nitrilase-related carbon-nitrogen hydrolase, whose amino-acid sequence MINSGISLPDKDGIITGLALAPQFMGDVQNNLATLKFFCERASLAGVEVLLLPEMNLTGYPTRKEDLERCALGLEEAISIMVPLASRWNLVLVAGFVERSEKRFFVTQLALGPEGLLALYRKIHLGPPERPLYCAGDQTASFMFKGMHFAIALCYDAHFPELFSHLASQGVDVFLIPHASPRTTPQEKKSSWLRHLSARAFDTGSYVLAVNPLGPDGAGKSFPGLALGLGPDGRIFGELATDKPDLLVLNLHAERVKSLRSHPMTAFYCGRRPDLYMAWIREELETVFPPKIP is encoded by the coding sequence ATGATTAATTCCGGAATCTCTCTGCCGGATAAAGACGGCATCATCACAGGTCTGGCCCTCGCTCCGCAGTTTATGGGGGATGTTCAAAACAACCTTGCTACTTTAAAGTTTTTTTGTGAAAGGGCATCTCTGGCCGGTGTTGAAGTCCTTCTTCTGCCCGAAATGAACCTTACGGGATACCCGACCCGCAAAGAAGATCTTGAGCGATGTGCCCTTGGTCTTGAAGAGGCCATTTCCATCATGGTCCCCCTTGCCAGCCGGTGGAACCTTGTGCTGGTGGCGGGTTTTGTGGAAAGGTCAGAAAAACGTTTTTTTGTAACCCAGCTTGCACTGGGGCCTGAAGGACTGCTTGCCCTTTACAGGAAAATTCATTTAGGTCCGCCGGAGAGACCTCTATACTGTGCGGGAGATCAGACCGCCTCTTTTATGTTCAAGGGAATGCATTTTGCCATAGCCCTTTGCTATGATGCCCATTTCCCTGAGCTTTTTTCTCACCTTGCCAGTCAGGGTGTGGATGTATTTCTTATTCCCCATGCCTCTCCCAGAACTACTCCCCAGGAAAAAAAATCCTCATGGCTGCGCCATCTTTCAGCCCGTGCCTTTGATACGGGAAGCTATGTGCTGGCAGTAAATCCCCTTGGTCCCGATGGTGCAGGAAAAAGTTTTCCGGGTCTTGCCCTGGGTCTTGGTCCTGACGGCCGTATCTTTGGTGAGCTTGCCACAGATAAGCCCGATCTTCTGGTACTGAATCTTCATGCAGAACGGGTGAAATCCCTTCGATCCCATCCCATGACAGCCTTTTATTGTGGCCGGAGGCCGGATCTTTATATGGCTTGGATCCGTGAAGAGCTGGAAACGGTTTTTCCTCCCAAAATACCCTGA
- a CDS encoding TolC family protein has translation MGIFRPMLCVPFMLFFVVLPLSLWALEPEHLSLPRTLEIAFERDTTQESFKARAASLHERGAVASRLPDPRLLLGYEKAESMEEYMLGVRQEIPRSSRLRLKQDQFGVLASAQERQAEVWDRQLKRNVRMAYLDLWYQQQALKIVRHHLSLLSELAGAAAQQYAVGRVSQQQLVMLELEEDKEKDRLARSLGDEEAARARLARWIGSIPETLQLDEKSPPLPSLPPLEALKAALPEHPLLAVDQASIQAGEMEVRLAEQYYTGFMVDGLYTRTDEDQQKFNLMFSIEIPLAPSGRQQRNAAAARHQVRATGYDRLERLRQMEGEVEAGYVRWERLGQRMDLYQTRILPQSHMVSELAASGYQHRVGEYAGWLRSSVAAFENELSYLRLLTEQASVQAELLYYTEK, from the coding sequence ATGGGCATTTTTCGTCCCATGCTGTGTGTTCCCTTCATGCTCTTTTTTGTGGTTTTACCCCTTTCCCTTTGGGCTTTGGAACCTGAGCATTTATCCTTGCCCCGCACCCTGGAAATCGCTTTTGAACGGGATACCACCCAGGAAAGCTTTAAGGCCAGGGCTGCAAGTCTTCATGAGCGTGGTGCCGTGGCTTCCCGGCTTCCGGATCCCCGTCTGCTTTTGGGGTATGAAAAGGCGGAAAGCATGGAGGAATACATGTTGGGAGTGAGGCAGGAAATTCCCCGCAGTAGCCGTTTGCGTCTTAAACAGGATCAGTTTGGCGTGCTGGCTTCTGCCCAGGAAAGGCAGGCTGAAGTCTGGGATCGGCAATTAAAGAGAAATGTGCGCATGGCTTATCTCGATCTCTGGTACCAGCAACAGGCCTTAAAGATTGTACGCCATCACCTCAGTCTTCTTTCGGAGCTGGCAGGAGCGGCGGCTCAGCAATATGCCGTGGGCAGGGTGAGCCAGCAGCAGCTTGTCATGCTGGAGCTTGAGGAAGATAAGGAGAAGGATCGTCTGGCCCGCAGCCTTGGCGATGAAGAGGCGGCCCGGGCGAGGCTGGCCCGCTGGATCGGCAGCATTCCGGAAACCCTTCAGCTGGATGAAAAAAGCCCCCCGTTGCCCTCCCTTCCTCCCCTTGAAGCTTTGAAGGCGGCACTTCCGGAGCATCCGCTTCTGGCGGTGGATCAGGCGAGCATTCAGGCAGGTGAAATGGAGGTGAGACTGGCGGAACAGTATTATACGGGTTTCATGGTGGATGGCCTGTATACCCGAACGGATGAGGACCAGCAGAAATTCAACCTCATGTTTTCCATCGAAATTCCCCTTGCGCCCTCCGGGAGGCAACAACGCAACGCCGCTGCTGCCCGGCACCAGGTGCGCGCCACAGGCTATGACCGGCTGGAGCGCCTGCGCCAGATGGAAGGGGAGGTGGAAGCAGGGTATGTACGCTGGGAAAGACTGGGGCAACGCATGGATCTGTACCAGACCCGGATTTTACCCCAGAGTCACATGGTCAGTGAGCTTGCCGCTTCGGGTTATCAGCACAGGGTTGGAGAGTATGCGGGCTGGCTGCGCTCGTCTGTGGCGGCCTTTGAAAATGAACTTTCCTATCTGCGTCTTTTAACGGAGCAGGCCAGTGTGCAGGCGGAACTCCTCTATTATACGGAGAAATAA
- a CDS encoding efflux RND transporter periplasmic adaptor subunit — MKFSSLFKLAFAFIIGVFLTGAFFLWPYGEEDHSIHGESVLGSEERVILYYRHPHNPQVTSETPRKDEMGMDYIPIYADAAGDASASGVRIAPETRQNLGVRTAHVRRGTLSPLVEAVGYVDYDENLLSHVHVRTEGWVERLVVRTAGEGVKKGALLFEFYSPQLVNAQEEYLRILNIGQPAVRQAARERLLALGMGRPTLEALEKDRRVRTLIPVFARQDGVISELGIREGMFVTPAMDIMTLADLSRIWIQVEVFEHQAAQIARGQKALLDMHPVHGGSLEGEVAFIYPALDPRTRALRVRLTFPNPDGRLKPGMFTRARILGEPREDILLIPSASLIRSGNSQRVIVDRGEGRFEALEVETGLITDDEVEILAGLSLGEKVVVSGQFLIDSESSLRGSFLRMQPLEDSPPASGEAVWARGVYKGAGASPGSIHVSHQPIVELGWPAMAMDLDLKEGFELPADIHEGMEIEFALEQVDEVTFRIVDLRSLEVAP, encoded by the coding sequence ATGAAATTTTCATCCCTGTTCAAGCTGGCTTTTGCCTTTATCATCGGTGTTTTTCTCACAGGGGCCTTTTTCCTGTGGCCCTACGGGGAGGAGGATCACAGCATCCATGGAGAATCCGTTTTGGGCTCAGAAGAACGCGTTATCCTTTACTATCGTCATCCCCATAACCCCCAGGTGACATCGGAAACCCCGCGTAAGGATGAGATGGGAATGGATTATATTCCGATCTACGCCGATGCCGCAGGGGATGCCTCTGCATCCGGAGTCCGGATTGCTCCTGAAACCCGGCAGAACCTTGGGGTTCGCACGGCGCATGTTCGCAGGGGAACCCTCTCTCCCCTTGTGGAGGCCGTGGGTTATGTGGACTATGATGAAAATCTGCTTTCCCATGTGCATGTGCGTACCGAAGGCTGGGTGGAGCGCCTTGTCGTACGCACGGCAGGGGAAGGGGTGAAAAAGGGGGCGCTGCTCTTTGAGTTCTATTCGCCCCAACTGGTGAATGCCCAGGAAGAATATCTGCGGATTCTGAACATCGGTCAGCCCGCAGTACGGCAGGCGGCCCGCGAGCGTCTGCTAGCCCTGGGGATGGGCAGGCCTACCCTTGAAGCTCTGGAAAAAGATCGCAGGGTACGCACCCTGATTCCGGTGTTTGCCCGTCAGGATGGGGTGATAAGCGAGCTTGGTATCCGTGAGGGTATGTTTGTGACCCCGGCCATGGACATCATGACCCTGGCCGATCTTTCGAGAATCTGGATACAGGTGGAGGTTTTTGAACATCAGGCGGCTCAGATTGCAAGGGGGCAGAAAGCACTTCTGGACATGCACCCTGTGCATGGGGGCAGCCTTGAAGGAGAGGTGGCTTTCATCTATCCGGCTCTGGATCCCAGGACGCGGGCTTTGCGGGTGCGTTTGACTTTCCCCAATCCCGATGGTCGGCTGAAGCCAGGCATGTTTACCCGGGCGCGTATTCTGGGAGAACCCCGGGAGGATATTCTCCTGATTCCTTCGGCCAGCCTGATCCGAAGTGGCAACAGCCAGCGGGTGATTGTGGATCGTGGAGAGGGGCGCTTTGAAGCCCTTGAGGTGGAGACCGGCCTGATAACAGATGATGAGGTGGAGATTCTTGCCGGTCTTTCCCTTGGCGAGAAGGTGGTGGTTTCAGGCCAGTTCCTGATAGATTCGGAAAGCAGCCTCCGGGGCTCTTTTCTGCGTATGCAACCCTTGGAGGATTCGCCGCCCGCATCGGGTGAGGCGGTGTGGGCCAGGGGCGTTTACAAGGGTGCTGGCGCCAGTCCGGGATCCATCCATGTCAGCCATCAACCCATTGTGGAGTTGGGCTGGCCCGCCATGGCTATGGATCTGGACCTTAAAGAAGGGTTTGAGCTTCCTGCGGATATCCATGAAGGTATGGAGATTGAATTTGCTTTGGAGCAGGTGGATGAAGTGACTTTCCGCATTGTGGATCTGCGAAGTCTGGAGGTGGCCCCGTGA
- a CDS encoding efflux RND transporter permease subunit, with protein MINAIIRWSLRNRLLVLLASLFLAVWGMYSLYKTPMDAIPDLSDVQVIIKTSYPGQAPQVVEQQVTYPLSSALLAVPKATAVRGYSMFGDSYIYVIFEDGTDLYWARARVLEYLSQVAGNLPEGARPSLGPDATGVGWVFQYALTDRSGRHDLAQLRSLQDWFLKYELQTVEGVSEVATIGGMVRQYQIVMDPHRLRSYGLTPAQVADAVRAANLESGGSAIEMAEAEYMIRARGYIQSLEDLRQVPLILSPGGTPLLLGDVAEVTTGPQMRRGIAELNGEGEVVGGIVVMRSGENARVVIERVKEKLDQLRPGLPAGVEIVTTYDRSSIIDRAVENLRDTLIKELLVVVLVCMLFLFHFRSSLVIAISLPLGVLGAFAIMKLQGINANIMSLGGIAIAIGAMVDAAIVMIENVHKHMEHQKEGEVREHWTLIREASEEVGPPIFFALLIITISFLPVFTLEAQEGRLFAPLAFTKTYAMAVSAGLAITLVPVLMGYFIRGNIMPEQKNPLNRMLIGIYRPVIRISLDYPATVLVLTLVVSLSMVYPVLRLGSEFMPTLDEGDLMYMPTTLPGISVGKASELLQQTDRLIKTLPEVKSVFGKAGRAETATDPAPLTMLETTIQLKPREEWRPGMTTAKLIQELDSLVQLPGVTNAWVMPIRTRIDMLATGIRTPVGIKVAGTDLGVIQKIGSQIEDVIRGVPGTTSVYSERVTGGRYIEIEIDRPAAARYGLNVADIHGVIRMAVGGMNISTTVEGLERYPINLRYPRDVRDSLEKLQQLPLATPSGVWVSLEQVAEVKITDGPPMIRSENARLSGWVYVDIQGRDLGSYVSEARDAVARYVELPSGYSISWSGQYEYMERANARLKLVIPLTLAIILLFLYLSFGRVGEALLIMATLPLSLVGGFWLLYFLDYNLSIAVGVGFIALAGVAAETGVVMLVYLDQALRRCEEKAFQEKRGVHVAELMEAVKEGSLMRVRPKIMTVATIIIALLPIMFSTGTGAEVMRRIAAPMVGGMVSATLLTLVVLPSAFFLWKKYTFTEGLPKSKP; from the coding sequence GTGATTAACGCCATAATCCGATGGTCGCTTCGTAACCGTCTGCTGGTTCTCCTTGCCAGCCTCTTTCTGGCAGTCTGGGGGATGTATTCCCTTTATAAAACTCCCATGGATGCCATACCGGATCTTTCCGATGTGCAGGTTATTATCAAAACAAGCTATCCCGGTCAGGCCCCTCAGGTGGTGGAGCAGCAGGTAACCTATCCCCTTTCCAGTGCTCTTTTGGCTGTGCCAAAGGCAACGGCGGTACGGGGATACTCCATGTTCGGAGACTCCTATATTTATGTGATTTTTGAGGATGGAACGGATTTGTACTGGGCAAGGGCAAGGGTGCTGGAATACCTCAGCCAGGTTGCGGGCAATCTGCCCGAAGGGGCAAGGCCTTCTTTAGGACCCGATGCCACTGGGGTGGGCTGGGTTTTCCAGTATGCCCTGACAGACCGCAGCGGCAGACACGACCTTGCCCAGTTGCGCAGCCTTCAGGACTGGTTTCTAAAATATGAACTGCAGACCGTGGAAGGGGTTTCCGAAGTGGCCACCATCGGTGGCATGGTACGCCAGTATCAGATTGTTATGGATCCCCATCGTCTGCGGTCCTATGGTCTGACCCCGGCACAGGTTGCCGATGCAGTGAGGGCCGCAAATCTGGAGAGCGGTGGCTCTGCCATTGAGATGGCTGAGGCGGAGTATATGATCCGCGCCAGGGGATATATCCAGAGCCTGGAGGATCTGCGGCAGGTTCCTCTGATTCTAAGCCCCGGAGGCACCCCGCTTCTGCTGGGGGATGTGGCGGAAGTTACCACAGGACCGCAGATGCGTCGGGGAATTGCCGAGCTCAATGGCGAAGGCGAGGTGGTGGGGGGTATTGTGGTGATGCGTTCCGGAGAAAACGCCCGGGTCGTGATTGAACGGGTGAAGGAAAAGCTGGATCAGCTCCGTCCAGGCCTGCCTGCGGGTGTGGAAATTGTCACGACCTATGACCGGTCCAGTATCATTGACAGGGCTGTGGAAAATCTTCGGGATACCCTGATCAAGGAACTGCTTGTTGTTGTGCTGGTCTGCATGCTTTTTCTCTTTCATTTCCGATCTTCCCTGGTCATTGCCATCAGCCTGCCTTTGGGCGTTCTCGGTGCCTTTGCCATCATGAAGCTTCAGGGAATCAATGCCAACATTATGTCCCTCGGTGGGATTGCCATTGCCATTGGCGCCATGGTGGATGCCGCCATTGTCATGATAGAAAATGTGCACAAACATATGGAACACCAGAAAGAAGGGGAGGTCCGGGAACACTGGACTTTGATCCGGGAAGCTTCCGAGGAAGTGGGACCGCCCATCTTTTTTGCCCTTTTGATTATCACCATCAGTTTTCTGCCTGTGTTCACACTGGAAGCCCAGGAAGGCCGTCTTTTTGCTCCTCTGGCCTTTACCAAGACCTATGCCATGGCGGTATCCGCAGGCTTGGCCATTACATTGGTACCTGTACTGATGGGGTATTTTATTCGCGGTAATATCATGCCGGAGCAGAAAAACCCCTTGAATCGTATGCTCATTGGGATTTATCGACCGGTGATCCGTATCTCTTTGGATTATCCTGCTACGGTTCTGGTGCTGACACTGGTGGTCAGCCTCAGCATGGTTTACCCTGTACTGCGTCTGGGTTCGGAATTCATGCCCACTCTGGATGAGGGGGATCTCATGTACATGCCCACTACCCTGCCGGGGATTTCCGTGGGAAAGGCCAGTGAGCTTCTGCAGCAGACGGACAGGCTCATTAAAACCCTGCCTGAGGTGAAAAGCGTTTTCGGCAAAGCAGGGCGGGCCGAAACCGCTACAGACCCGGCTCCCCTGACCATGCTGGAAACCACCATACAGTTGAAACCCCGCGAAGAATGGCGGCCCGGTATGACTACAGCAAAGCTTATTCAGGAGCTGGACAGCCTTGTGCAGCTTCCCGGTGTCACCAATGCCTGGGTCATGCCCATCCGAACCCGCATTGATATGCTGGCGACAGGTATCCGGACCCCTGTGGGGATCAAGGTGGCGGGAACGGATCTTGGGGTGATTCAGAAAATCGGAAGTCAGATTGAGGACGTGATCCGCGGAGTTCCGGGAACCACTTCCGTGTATTCGGAGAGGGTTACGGGCGGTCGTTACATTGAGATAGAAATAGATCGGCCTGCTGCGGCGCGTTATGGGCTGAATGTGGCGGATATTCATGGGGTGATCCGTATGGCAGTGGGCGGCATGAATATCAGCACCACTGTGGAGGGACTGGAGCGCTATCCCATCAATCTGCGCTACCCGAGGGATGTGCGGGATTCTCTGGAAAAACTTCAGCAACTTCCCCTGGCAACTCCAAGCGGGGTATGGGTCAGTCTGGAGCAGGTGGCGGAGGTGAAAATCACCGATGGGCCTCCCATGATCCGCAGCGAAAATGCCCGGCTCAGCGGCTGGGTCTATGTGGATATTCAGGGCAGGGATCTGGGTTCCTATGTCAGTGAGGCCAGGGATGCGGTGGCGCGTTATGTGGAGCTTCCATCGGGTTATTCCATCAGCTGGTCTGGTCAGTATGAGTATATGGAGCGGGCCAATGCCCGCCTCAAGCTTGTTATTCCCCTTACCCTGGCCATCATTCTGCTCTTTTTATATTTGAGTTTTGGTCGGGTTGGCGAAGCTCTGCTTATTATGGCGACACTGCCTCTGTCTCTGGTGGGGGGATTCTGGCTTCTTTATTTTCTGGATTATAATCTCTCCATCGCTGTGGGGGTGGGCTTCATTGCCCTGGCTGGTGTGGCCGCAGAGACCGGTGTGGTGATGCTGGTTTACCTGGATCAGGCCCTCCGCAGGTGTGAGGAAAAGGCTTTTCAGGAGAAGAGGGGCGTCCATGTTGCGGAACTGATGGAGGCTGTGAAAGAGGGTTCTCTTATGCGGGTAAGGCCCAAAATCATGACAGTTGCCACCATTATCATTGCTCTTTTGCCTATTATGTTCAGTACGGGAACCGGAGCTGAGGTGATGCGTCGCATTGCAGCGCCCATGGTGGGCGGCATGGTCAGTGCCACGCTTTTGACCCTGGTGGTTCTGCCGTCGGCTTTTTTCTTGTGGAAAAAATATACGTTCACAGAGGGTTTGCCCAAGAGTAAGCCTTAA
- a CDS encoding copper-binding protein yields the protein MKKVVLIPILALIFPFVLCTAPMASSHSHGDHNHGAAETPEGKVVTAMGLVTALNPGGKSITLKHEPIRELNWPAMTMALALESPDLAKGLKVGDKVAFKLKQLSATDYVITEITKH from the coding sequence ATGAAAAAAGTGGTTCTTATCCCTATTCTCGCCCTGATATTTCCCTTTGTGCTCTGCACGGCTCCCATGGCCAGCAGCCACAGCCATGGGGACCATAATCATGGGGCCGCAGAAACCCCTGAGGGTAAAGTTGTTACGGCCATGGGCCTTGTGACAGCCCTGAATCCTGGGGGAAAGAGTATTACCCTGAAGCATGAGCCCATCCGGGAGCTGAACTGGCCAGCCATGACCATGGCGCTGGCTCTGGAAAGTCCGGATCTGGCCAAAGGCCTTAAGGTTGGCGATAAGGTGGCGTTTAAACTCAAACAGCTTTCTGCCACGGATTATGTTATTACGGAAATCACAAAGCATTGA
- a CDS encoding (Fe-S)-binding protein has product MTAEAVRVGGTGGDICRMAREMVPDGNLNACLTCGTCSSGCPATGQFDMDPRKFLRMAVLGMDEALEKHPWAWVCTMCRRCYDVCPMQINIPALIYEIRSRWPREERPRGILESCNLHVKSRGGAMGVPFEDFKFTVDDLAEECREQPGFEELQAPIDKEGAMYALNQNSREPVVEPDELLPLWKILHTVGADWTYYSEMWAGENYCMFLADDKSWEYIVRAQVEHLNKLGVKYFVNTECGHSFYAIYGAIRRFNIETNFEFISIIQLYAKWIREGKLPVNSEWNKELGIKFTVQDPCNIIRKSLGDEMAEDLRFVVKTAVGEENFIDMVPNRSNNYCCGGGGGALQAGFTEQRQAYGKIKFDQIDKTGATYVITPCHNCHAQVEDIGHHFDGKYHTVHLWTILCLSMGILGENERTYLGPDLADFGL; this is encoded by the coding sequence ATGACAGCTGAAGCGGTACGCGTCGGCGGTACTGGCGGGGATATCTGCAGGATGGCACGGGAAATGGTCCCGGACGGGAATCTCAATGCCTGTCTCACCTGTGGTACCTGTTCCAGTGGCTGTCCTGCCACAGGACAGTTTGACATGGATCCGCGGAAATTTCTCCGCATGGCCGTGCTGGGCATGGATGAGGCTCTGGAAAAGCACCCATGGGCCTGGGTCTGCACCATGTGCAGGCGTTGCTATGATGTCTGTCCCATGCAGATCAACATTCCGGCACTCATTTATGAAATCCGTTCCCGCTGGCCCAGAGAGGAGCGGCCCAGAGGGATTCTGGAATCCTGTAATCTCCATGTGAAATCCCGTGGTGGTGCCATGGGGGTCCCCTTCGAGGACTTTAAGTTCACGGTGGATGATCTGGCGGAAGAATGCCGGGAACAGCCGGGGTTTGAGGAGTTACAGGCCCCCATTGATAAAGAAGGGGCCATGTATGCTTTGAATCAGAACTCAAGGGAACCCGTTGTGGAGCCAGATGAGCTTCTGCCCCTCTGGAAGATCCTCCATACCGTGGGGGCGGACTGGACCTATTATTCTGAAATGTGGGCCGGTGAGAACTACTGCATGTTCCTTGCCGATGACAAATCCTGGGAATATATCGTCCGTGCCCAGGTGGAACACCTGAACAAACTGGGTGTGAAGTATTTTGTGAATACGGAATGCGGGCATTCCTTTTACGCCATTTATGGAGCTATCCGCCGTTTCAATATTGAAACTAACTTTGAGTTTATTTCCATCATTCAGCTCTATGCCAAATGGATACGGGAAGGCAAACTTCCCGTTAATTCAGAGTGGAACAAGGAGCTTGGCATCAAGTTCACGGTGCAGGATCCCTGCAATATCATCCGTAAATCTTTGGGCGATGAAATGGCTGAAGATCTGCGTTTTGTCGTTAAGACGGCCGTGGGGGAGGAAAATTTCATTGATATGGTGCCCAACCGTTCCAACAACTACTGTTGCGGTGGTGGGGGCGGGGCGCTTCAGGCTGGCTTTACGGAACAACGGCAGGCCTATGGAAAAATTAAATTTGATCAGATCGACAAAACCGGCGCCACCTACGTCATCACCCCCTGCCACAACTGCCATGCACAGGTAGAAGATATCGGCCATCATTTTGACGGGAAGTATCATACCGTGCATCTGTGGACCATTCTCTGTCTTTCCATGGGGATTCTCGGTGAAAACGAACGGACCTATCTGGGACCGGACCTTGCGGATTTTGGTCTGTAA